CCAGCAGAAAGAACCCGGCGCTGGCGCGGGTCTTCTCCTGGCCTGCCAGTTGATTAACCGCAGCCAGTCCGCCCAGGTAGATGAAGCCGTAGCAAGCGCTGCTGGCGGTGATCGCACCGATCAATACGCCGGCCAGGTTGCCGCTTGCCGCGCCCCAGGCTAACAATCCATAGCTGCATGGCAGGATCGACAACCCCAACAGCGTCGCCCGAGTGCTGGAAAGGCGGCGGGCGATGGGCTGGAACAACAGGCCGCAGCTGATCACGCAGAACGTCGAGAAACCCGACCAGGCGCTCAGGCCATGCGCGCGCAGGATACCCGGCAGCAGGGCGATGACCAGGCCGACACAGGCCCAGGCCAGCAGGATCGCAAAGCCGTAGGCCAGGCTCCCTGTGGGATAGTAGGGCAGGCGCAGCATGACGCCGCGCTGCGCCGGGCGAGGGTCAGGCAGACGCCAGACCAGGAGCAGGGCAATTGCAGCCAGTGCCAGTTGCAGGTGGAAGCTGCCAGGCGTGAGGGTGGGGCCGTGCAACAGGAACAGGCTGGTCAGTGCCGCCCCCAGGCCGAAGCCCAGGGAGGTGCTGGCGGTGACCCAGTTGGCCGCGCGGCTGCTGCGCTCGGGCGCCATCAATTCGCCCATGTAGGCGGTGGCCGTGGCCGAGGCCAGGCCGGTGCCCAGCCCCAGGAACAGGCGCGCCACGCCCAAGGCCTCCAGGCCGGGTGCCAGCAGCATGATCAGGGTGGCAATCATCGACAGCCCCAGAGCCACGAGTATCAGCGGGCGTCGGCCGACCCGGTCGGCGAGGCCGCCGAGGGCCAGTAATACCGGCAGCACGCCGAGCACGTAGCCGGAAAAGGCCACGGCGGTGGCGGCCGCGCCGCGTCCGGACAAGTCGGCGTAGGCGATGTACAGGGGGGCTTGGAGGTTCACCGCAAGGGTGATCAGGCAAAGGGCAATGGCCAGCAAGGCCGGGGCATGACGAGAGGGCATCGCAAGCATCCGTGGAGGAGTGTCCGGTGCAGCTTCGAGGTCGTGGCCTTTCTTCGACAAGGCACACACGCGGCGCATTTGTGATTAACTGTTTGCCCGAAAACAGCGAACACTTGCCATGCGCCTCGAACTCGACCGGCTTCACCCTTCGCCGTTGGTCCAGCAACTGACCGGGCAATTGCAGGCTTGGATTGAGCAGCAGCGCTTGCGTCCCGGCGCGCGTCTACCCTCGATCCGTGCTCTTGCGCGGGACCATGGGGTGAGCGCGTCCTGCGTGATCGAGGCCTACGATCGGCTGGTCGCCAGCGGTTGGCTGGAAGCGCGCCACGGAACGGGCTTTTTCGTGGCGGAGCGCAAGCCGGGATTGCAGGCTGATGTGGGGGTGGCCTGGGGCGAGGGCATCGACGGTCGTTGGCGGCAGTTTCGTGAAGGGCACGACGAGTTGCTCAAGCTGGGGTGTGGCTGGCTGCCGGTGGCCTGGCGCGCCGAGGCTGAGCTGGCCCAGGCGGTGCGCCAGGTAAGCCGTGGTGCGGCAGAGGCGTTGTTCGACTACTGCCCGCCGTTGGGGCTCGCCAGCCTGCGCCTGCAGTTGCACAAGGGCTTGGCGAAGCTCGACATTGCGGCTTCACCTGAGCGTATCCTGACCACCCAGGGGGCCAGCCATGCCCTCGACCTGTTGGTACGCACCCTGCTGGCACCCGGCGATACCGTGCTGGTGGAGCGTCCCGGCTATTACAACCTGTATAACCTGCTGCGTCTGCATCAGGTCAAAATGCTCGAAGTGCCGCGCACGGCCACCGGGCCGGACCTGCCGGCGCTCGAGCGCCTGCTGGCCGAACACCGGCCACGCTGCCTGTTCACCAACAGCCTGTACCAGAACCCCACAGGCTCCAGCCTGACACCCAAGGTGGCCTACCGCCTGCTGGAACTGGCGCGCGAGCATGATGTGCGGATCATCGAGGACGATCTCTACGCCGACTTCCAGAATGGCGCGGCGACGCGCCTGGCGACGCTCGACAGTGATCAGCGGGTTATCTATGTGGGCAGTTTTTCCAAGACCCTCAGCTGTTCATTGCGCGTCGGTTATGTGGTGGCCGAAGAGGCGCTGGTGGCTCGCCTGGCCGAGCTGAAGATGGTCAGCGGCATCGGCACCTCACGCTTCGCCGAGCAGGTGGTCGGGCAGATGCTTGCCAATGGCAGCTACCGCAAAAGCGTGCAGCGCCTGCGCGTGCGCCTCGGACAGCACATGGCGAAGGCGCTTGGGCAGTTGGAGGCCTGTGGTTGGGAGGTGTTCTGCGAACCGTTCGGCGGCATGTTCGTCTGGGCTCGCTCGCCTGGACGCGATTTCGCCGAGCTGGAGCAACTGGCGCTGGAGCAGGGCGTGCTGTTGACGCCGGGCAGTGCCTTCGACCCGCAAGGGGGGGCAAGCGACTGGCTGCGGATCAATGTCGCCTATGGGCAGGACGTCCGCGCCCAGACCTTCTTCCAGCACGCCGGGCGACCTTCAGCAATCTGAAAACGACAGGTTCATAGCTATTTGACACCATTGCCTCGTTCGGCTCTTGTGAGGGTGTCGATGCCATTGTCACTCTTGTAGTTCGGAACAGTCCGGCAACGCGAGGGGGGAACGGTGATGGTGGCGACCCGGCACGGTGTACTGGCCAACCTGGGCATGGCCCGCAAGCTTGGCCTGGGTTTCGCGTTGGTTCTGCTGCTGACGCTGGTGGTGGCTGTGATCGGCGTGTACGCGCTGAGCAGTATCGGCCAGCGCTTCGACGGGCTTAGGCAGATGGCGCAGTTCAACGCCGAGCTGTCGAGGCTGCGCCAGCATGAGCAAGCTTTTGCCCTGCGTTCGGACATCAAGGAGGCCGAGGCCTTGCGCGGTGGGTTGAAAAACCTGCTGGAACGAGCCCAGGCCGTGCCTGCACTGGCGTCCGCGCAAGCAGACCTGTCCGCCTACGGCCAGGCGTTCGACCAGTTCGTCCAGGCGGTGCAGGCCAAGGAACTGGCGCTGGACATGGCCAGTTGGTCGGTCTCCAGCGTGGCCAACAACCTCGATGTGCTTCAGGCGGGCCTGGCCGATGACGGCAGCTACACCCTCAAGCAGTCCCAGGGGCAGCAGGGGGCTGAATTTCTCGAGCAGGCGGGCCAGGTGGGGCAGGTCTCACGGTTGATGCTGCAGGCCATGGACGAAGCCCGGGTGCGCCTGGACCAGAGCCGCAAAGGCGTCGAGGCTGGCCAGGGGCGAATCGCCCAGACGGTCGAGGCAGCAAGCCTGGTCGAGCAGCTCAAGGGGACGGTCAGCGACGCGGGTTACCAGAGTGTGCTCGGCGAAGTGGCCGGGCATATCGCCAGTTTTTCCGAGAAGCTCAACGAGTACACCGACCTGTTGAGCCAGGAGCAGGGCATCAAGGCCCAGTTGCAAGGCAGGGCCGAGCAGGCCACGGCGCAGGTCGACCAGGCATACGCGGCCCAGGAGCAGGCAATGCAGGGCGAGTTGGCGCGCAACCTCGTGGCCATCGCGCTCGCCACGGCCCTGGCGTTACTGGTGGGGGTGCTGGCGGCCTGGCTGATTACCCGTGCCGTGGTCGCGCCACTCAGGCGAGTGATCGCCCGGGCCCGGCGCATTGCCGCAGGTGAACTGGGTTTCGAGGCCGAGTTGCCGCGCAAGGATGAAGTAGGGCAACTGTTGCAGGCGATGCAGCAGATGGCCGAAGGCTTGTCCGGCGTGGTCAGTGGCTTGCAGCAGGGGATCGAGCAACTGGCCGGCAGCGCGCAGGCATTGTCGGCGGTCACCGAGCAGACCAATCGTGAGGTCGGCAGCCAGAAGGACGAAACCGAGCAGGTGGCCACCGCCATGCAGCAGATGACCGCCACGGTGCACGATGTGGCACGCAATGCCGAGCAGGCGGCGCAAGCCGCGCAGGCCGCCGACGACAAGGTTGGCTCGGGGCAGCAGGTGGTGCGCCAGAGCATGCAGCGCATCGAGCAGTTGGCGGCGGCGGCTGAAACGGCCAGCAATGGCATCGACAGCCTCAGTGCCGAGATCCACACCATCGGTGGTGTGCTGGAGGTGATCAAGAGTGTCGCCGAGCAGACCAACCTGCTGGCGCTCAATGCCGCCATCGAAGCAGCCAGGGCGGGAGAGCAGGGTCGTGGCTTTGCCGTGGTGGCCGACGAGGTGCGGGCCTTGGCCCGACGCACCCAGCAATCCACCGAGGAGATCGAGCGCCTGGTGGCCAGCCTGCGCGGCAACGCCCAGCAGTCGGTGGCGCAGATTCGCGGCAGCACCGAGCTGGTGCGCCTGGCGGTGGCCGATGCGCTGCAGACCGAGAGTGCCCTGGGCAGCATTGCCGCGGCGGTGTCGTTGATCCAGCAGATGAACCAGCAGATTGCCGCGGCGGCCGAGCAGCAAAGCTCGGTGGCCGAAGAGATCAGCCGCAGTGTCACTCAGATTCGCGGCAGTGCCGATCAGGCGGCCTTGGCCATGGAGGACAACGCCCGGTCAAGTGTTGAGCTTGCCCGGCTGGGGGATGACTTGAAGGGGATGGTGGGGCATTTTCGCGTGTGACGCCCGCAAAGCCCGCTTCGCCGGCAGGCCGGCTCCTACAGGTGTCCGGTAGGCGCCGGGTTGCCGGTGAACGACAGTTTCAACCTTTGCGTGGGCTCAGGATCAGCAGGGTCAACACCCCCGCGACGATCCCCCAGAACGCCGACCCGATCGAGAACAGGGTGAAGCCCGACGCCGTCACCATGAACGTGATCAGCGCCGCCTCGCGTTCACGGGCCTCGCCCATGGCCACGCTCAGGCCGTTCATGATCGAGCCGAACAGAGCCAGCGCGGCGATCGACAGCACCAGCTCCTTGGGCAGCGCGCCGAACAGCGCCGCCAGGGTGGCGCCGAAGGTGCCGGCCACGCCATAGAAGATCCCGCACCAGACCGCCGCGGTATAGCGCTTGGCCGGGTCTTCATGGGCATGCGGGCCGGTGCAGATCGCCGCGCTGATCGCCGCCAGATTGATGCCGTGGGAGCCGAACGGTGCCAGCAGCAACGAGGCGAATCCGGTGGCCGAGATCAGGGGCGATGCGGGCACCTGGTAACCGTCGGCGCGCAGCACGGCGATCCCTGGCATGTTCTGCGAGGTCATGGCCACGACGAACAGCGGGATACCGATGCTGATGGTCGCCGCCAGCGAGAAGCTTGGGGTGGTCCACACCGGCGTGGCGATTTCCAGTTGGAAACCGCTGAAGTCCAGCAGCCCCAGGGCACCGGACAGCGCCGTGCCGACCAGCAGCGCGGCGAGCACGCAATAGCGTGGCGACAGGCGTTTGACCAGCAGGTAGCTGAAGAACATGCCCAGCACCAGCAGGGTGCGGTGCTGCGCGGCGACGAAGATCTCGCTGCCGATCTTGAACAGGATGCCGGCCAGCAATGCCGAGGCCAGCGAAGCGGGGATGCGCCTGACCAGGCGCTCGAAGCTGCCGGTCAGCCCACAGATCAGCACCAGCACGGCGCAGGTGATGTAGGCGCCGATGGCCTCGCTGTAGCTGACACCGCCCAGGCTGGTGATCAGCAGCGCCGCGCCAGGTGTCGACCAGGCCACCGTGATGGGGGTGCGATAACGCAGCGACAGGCCGATGCTGCACGCCGCCATGCCGATCGACAGTGCCCAGATCCACGATGAGATCTGCGCACTGGTGAGCCCCGCCGCCTGGCCGGCCTGGAACATCAGCACCAGGGAGCTGGTATAGCCGGTGAGCATGGCGATGAAGCCGGCGACCACCGCCGACGGGGAGCTGTCCGCCAGCGGCCGCAGGCGCGCGGAGGTGGCATCGGTCATGGGGTAATTCCTTGTACAGGTGTCAGCATTTTTTGCAGGCTACCGCGTCATGAGGCGTTTCTTGCCATACAGCAGCCATTGCATTTAACCGTACAGTCGCCAACTATTGGCCTCGGATAGGCAACTGCGTGAAAGGGGAGGGGCGATGTACAAGGTGTATGGGGATTACCAGTCGGGCAACTGCTACAAGGTCAAGCTGATGCTCAGCCTGCTTGACCGCCCGTATGAGTGGCATTCGGTGGATATTCTCAAGGGCGAAACCGAGACCCCCGAGTTCCTGGCCATGAACCCCAACGGCAAGGTGCCGGTGCTGCAACTGGAGGATGGCACCTGCTTGTGGGAGTCCAACGCGATTCTCAACTTCCTGGCCGACGGCAGCGAGTTCCTGCCCAGCGAACCGCGCCTGCGTACCCAAGTGCTGCAGTGGCAGTTCTTCGAGCAGTACAGCCATGAGCCGTATATTGCCGTGGCGCGTTTCATCCAGTTCTACCTGGGGCTGCCGGACGAACGCATCGAGGAGTATCGCAAGCTGCACAAGGGCGGGTACAAAGCGCTCAAGGTGATGGAGCGGCAGTTGCAGATGACCCCATACCTGGTCGGGGACCAGTATTCGATTGCCGATGTAGCGTTGTATGCCTACACCCATGTGGCACATCAAGGCGGGTTCGACCTGGCCGATTATCCGGCGGTGAGAGCCTGGCTGGAGCGGGTGGCCAGCCATCCGCGGCATGTGCCGCTGGCTGATTGAAG
This genomic stretch from Pseudomonas entomophila harbors:
- a CDS encoding benzoate/H(+) symporter BenE family transporter; the encoded protein is MTDATSARLRPLADSSPSAVVAGFIAMLTGYTSSLVLMFQAGQAAGLTSAQISSWIWALSIGMAACSIGLSLRYRTPITVAWSTPGAALLITSLGGVSYSEAIGAYITCAVLVLICGLTGSFERLVRRIPASLASALLAGILFKIGSEIFVAAQHRTLLVLGMFFSYLLVKRLSPRYCVLAALLVGTALSGALGLLDFSGFQLEIATPVWTTPSFSLAATISIGIPLFVVAMTSQNMPGIAVLRADGYQVPASPLISATGFASLLLAPFGSHGINLAAISAAICTGPHAHEDPAKRYTAAVWCGIFYGVAGTFGATLAALFGALPKELVLSIAALALFGSIMNGLSVAMGEAREREAALITFMVTASGFTLFSIGSAFWGIVAGVLTLLILSPRKG
- a CDS encoding PLP-dependent aminotransferase family protein produces the protein MRLELDRLHPSPLVQQLTGQLQAWIEQQRLRPGARLPSIRALARDHGVSASCVIEAYDRLVASGWLEARHGTGFFVAERKPGLQADVGVAWGEGIDGRWRQFREGHDELLKLGCGWLPVAWRAEAELAQAVRQVSRGAAEALFDYCPPLGLASLRLQLHKGLAKLDIAASPERILTTQGASHALDLLVRTLLAPGDTVLVERPGYYNLYNLLRLHQVKMLEVPRTATGPDLPALERLLAEHRPRCLFTNSLYQNPTGSSLTPKVAYRLLELAREHDVRIIEDDLYADFQNGAATRLATLDSDQRVIYVGSFSKTLSCSLRVGYVVAEEALVARLAELKMVSGIGTSRFAEQVVGQMLANGSYRKSVQRLRVRLGQHMAKALGQLEACGWEVFCEPFGGMFVWARSPGRDFAELEQLALEQGVLLTPGSAFDPQGGASDWLRINVAYGQDVRAQTFFQHAGRPSAI
- a CDS encoding methyl-accepting chemotaxis protein is translated as MTATVHDVARNAEQAAQAAQAADDKVGSGQQVVRQSMQRIEQLAAAAETASNGIDSLSAEIHTIGGVLEVIKSVAEQTNLLALNAAIEAARAGEQGRGFAVVADEVRALARRTQQSTEEIERLVASLRGNAQQSVAQIRGSTELVRLAVADALQTESALGSIAAAVSLIQQMNQQIAAAAEQQSSVAEEISRSVTQIRGSADQAALAMEDNARSSVELARLGDDLKGMVGHFRV
- a CDS encoding glutathione S-transferase family protein; this encodes MYKVYGDYQSGNCYKVKLMLSLLDRPYEWHSVDILKGETETPEFLAMNPNGKVPVLQLEDGTCLWESNAILNFLADGSEFLPSEPRLRTQVLQWQFFEQYSHEPYIAVARFIQFYLGLPDERIEEYRKLHKGGYKALKVMERQLQMTPYLVGDQYSIADVALYAYTHVAHQGGFDLADYPAVRAWLERVASHPRHVPLAD
- a CDS encoding MFS transporter, which encodes MPSRHAPALLAIALCLITLAVNLQAPLYIAYADLSGRGAAATAVAFSGYVLGVLPVLLALGGLADRVGRRPLILVALGLSMIATLIMLLAPGLEALGVARLFLGLGTGLASATATAYMGELMAPERSSRAANWVTASTSLGFGLGAALTSLFLLHGPTLTPGSFHLQLALAAIALLLVWRLPDPRPAQRGVMLRLPYYPTGSLAYGFAILLAWACVGLVIALLPGILRAHGLSAWSGFSTFCVISCGLLFQPIARRLSSTRATLLGLSILPCSYGLLAWGAASGNLAGVLIGAITASSACYGFIYLGGLAAVNQLAGQEKTRASAGFFLLAYLGFSLPVILTGLLSDHLGANSALLLFGVGLVSGCLLVALQLHKSLRMPRQQQA